The following are from one region of the Scylla paramamosain isolate STU-SP2022 chromosome 23, ASM3559412v1, whole genome shotgun sequence genome:
- the LOC135112361 gene encoding uncharacterized protein LOC135112361: protein MKTYHLAWAVAAVWAAVGVGVVEATQSHAIPHSHMKHRHAPGEAHKHYAPKKHLPGSKQDRVDPKRLPQGNQANPQLLEDNELFRDREHLKEELPEYMNIEKIEQMSDKELDYHYFSMHDFDNNLQLDGLEILAALGHVVDEAEVEEEGMEGKEGAAQDDEALKGLSDEERKVLRHYRYQKWEDGWKFYIDLVDGVLENNDQDKDGYISWREFLHGRNRKM from the exons ATGAAGACTTATCATCTCGCATGGGCTGTAGCTGCTGTGTGGGCggctgtgggcgtgggcgtggtggaGGCGACGCAGTCCCACGCCATCCCTCACTCACACATGAAGCACCGCCACGCCCCGGGAGAAGCTCACAAGCACTATGCACCGAAGAAGCACCTGCCAGGCAGCAAGCAGGACAGAGTCGACCCAAAGAGGCTTCCTCAAGGGAACCAAGCGAATCCTCAACTGCTGGAGGACAATGAGCTCTTCCGCGACAGAGA gcaCCTGAAGGAGGAGCTGCCGGAGTACATGAACATTGAGAAGATAGAGCAGATGTCGGACAAGGAGCTGGATTACCACTACTTcag CATGCATGATTTCGACAACAACCTACAACTGGATGGTCTTGAGATTCTGGCAGCCCTGGGACACGTGGTAGACgaggcggaggtggaggaagaggggatggaaGGTAAGGAGGGGGCAGCTCAGGACGACGAGGCTCTGAAAGGCTTGAGTGACGAGGAGCGCAAGGTGCTGAGGCACTACCGGTACCAGAAGTGGGAGGATGGTTGGAAATTCTATATAG ATCTGGTTGACGGCGTGCTGGAGAACAATGACCAAGACAAGGACGGATACATCAGCTGGAGGGAATTCCTTCACGGACGCAACAGGAAGATGTAA
- the LOC135112474 gene encoding uncharacterized protein LOC135112474 — protein sequence MKLYCLTLSLSALVVTAALTHAKDRDYNAKVTPEEGTKELAASSNRATTYSSLLTLNVSNAIVVALFAAAGAFYYTGIPFVSIRRSVSDFWDSFGIVDFMDSGLSRVWDSGLSDALAALVPVVQEALRVYSETYS from the coding sequence ATGAAGCTTTACTGTCTTACCCTGAGTCTGTCCGCCCTTGTGGTCACGGCGGCACTCACCCACGCGAAGGACAGAGACTACAACGCAAAAGTCACTCCTGAAGAAGGCACTAAAGAACTTGCCGCCTCGTCTAACCGCGCCACGACCTACTCCTCGCTTCTGACGCTCAATGTCTCCAACGCAATCGTCGTAGCGCTCTTTGCCGCGGCGGGAGCTTTCTACTACACCGGCATCCCCTTCGTCAGTATCCGCAGGTCTGTCTCTGATTTCTGGGACTCCTTCGGGATCGTTGACTTCATGGACTCAGGTCTCTCCCGCGTGTGGGACTCCGGGCTGTCTGACGCGCTGGCCGCCCTCGTTCCCGTGGTTCAGGAAGCCCTTCGCGTCTACAGTGAGACTTACTCGTAG